The Deinococcus sedimenti genome window below encodes:
- a CDS encoding ABC transporter permease, whose translation MDGLIAQIFTTAFLATFIRSVVPLLLTALGGLFSERSGVVNIALEGLIIFGALAAAVSTHLLTPSLGTAAPWVGWLAGMLVGGLIAWIHALLSIKYRADQVISGTAINLLATGVPAVVLTALYGVSNESPKVEYALPLWGAGELRFSPPVFFAFLAVAVTWYVMYRTPYGLRLRATGEQPGAAASMGVNVRRMRYSAVILSGVLAGTAGAFLSIGNLDSYVRNISAGAGFIALAALIFGQWKPLGVLGATLLFGLLQALSIALGGQNLLPSTLVQALPYLITILALIFTGRSRAPKALGRPYDG comes from the coding sequence ATGGACGGCCTCATCGCACAGATCTTCACCACGGCGTTCCTCGCCACCTTCATCCGTAGCGTCGTGCCGCTGCTGCTGACTGCGCTGGGCGGCCTGTTCAGCGAGCGCAGCGGCGTCGTGAACATCGCCCTGGAAGGCCTGATCATCTTCGGCGCGCTGGCCGCAGCGGTCAGCACCCATCTGCTGACGCCCAGCCTGGGCACTGCGGCCCCCTGGGTGGGCTGGCTGGCCGGGATGCTGGTCGGCGGGCTGATCGCGTGGATACACGCGCTCCTGAGCATCAAGTACCGCGCCGATCAGGTCATCAGCGGCACGGCCATCAACCTGCTCGCCACCGGCGTGCCCGCCGTGGTGCTGACCGCGCTGTACGGCGTGTCGAACGAGAGCCCCAAGGTCGAGTACGCGCTGCCGCTGTGGGGCGCGGGCGAACTGCGTTTCTCGCCGCCCGTGTTCTTCGCGTTCCTGGCGGTGGCGGTCACGTGGTACGTCATGTACCGCACGCCGTACGGCCTGCGCCTGCGCGCCACCGGCGAGCAGCCCGGCGCGGCGGCCAGCATGGGCGTCAACGTGCGCCGCATGCGCTACAGCGCCGTGATCCTGTCCGGCGTGCTGGCCGGGACGGCCGGGGCGTTCCTGAGCATCGGGAACCTCGATTCGTACGTGCGGAACATCAGCGCCGGGGCGGGCTTCATCGCGCTGGCCGCGCTGATCTTCGGGCAGTGGAAACCGCTGGGCGTGCTGGGCGCCACGCTGCTGTTCGGGCTGCTGCAGGCCCTGAGTATCGCGCTGGGCGGGCAGAACCTGCTGCCCAGCACGCTGGTGCAGGCGCTGCCGTACCTGATCACGATCCTCGCGCTGATCTTCACGGGTCGCAGCCGTGCACCCAAGGCGCTGGGCCGCCCCTACGACGGCTGA
- a CDS encoding ABC transporter permease produces the protein MTHDSPPRPSGDAARIALIACAVAALGMLLFPLATLGRGFSADAVLLHVTGSVMNLTSNQQAPLPPTGTVLALAWATLGTLIVTLLGAWQRQRWYWMTGLLTFGLATAAVVVLGGALDDQSQRVLADTTLRPGAKRQLGNFYASGGMNLGLFLPALAGLIAAGAGLTARDWWWQTFNRMRSLLVPVAAIGLAILVGAVVVLIVQPSINQSATPLGLWGTWLAKSDLVYFVYSTLFAPVTALNPLLDSLKIATPLIFTGLSVAFAFRTGLFNIGAPGQLTMGAIAAMLVGVYGPPSLGYGLLALSVLAAGAGGALWGAIPGLLKARFGSSEVINTIMLNYIASSVLVFLIGSDSFPFLGREYNQPLKAEGSNPQSELLQNEAQLRPLLEVLNVGQNGQVALSVGLLVALAAFVIVRLLVRKNRTLIALVAAAVLGAATWRIGIPVSVTGSQLNGAFLIALLCAAGFGMLMWRTAAGYALRAVGLSPKAAEYGGISVAKNTILAMTIAGMFAGLAGTHYVNGGALDEYRLKQNMPVNVGFDGIAVALMGQSTPAGVVASSVLFGTIDTGAVSVTTKLAKVNSDIVTVLKALIVLFIAAGGFLSRRVTSPPPPALAAAADRHATPAAVEVNRPLTPQPNVAQASEDITREGNK, from the coding sequence GTGACCCACGATTCTCCCCCTCGCCCATCTGGCGACGCGGCCCGGATTGCGCTGATCGCCTGCGCGGTTGCCGCCCTGGGCATGCTCCTTTTCCCCCTGGCCACCCTGGGCCGGGGCTTCAGTGCCGACGCCGTCCTGCTGCACGTCACGGGCAGCGTCATGAACCTCACCTCCAACCAGCAGGCGCCGCTGCCCCCCACCGGCACGGTCCTGGCCCTGGCCTGGGCCACGCTGGGCACGCTGATCGTGACCCTGCTGGGCGCCTGGCAGCGTCAGCGCTGGTACTGGATGACGGGCCTCCTCACCTTCGGGCTCGCCACGGCCGCCGTGGTCGTGCTGGGCGGCGCGCTGGATGACCAGAGCCAGCGTGTCCTGGCTGACACCACCCTGCGGCCCGGCGCCAAGCGGCAGCTGGGGAACTTCTACGCCAGCGGCGGGATGAACCTCGGCCTGTTCCTGCCGGCCCTGGCCGGTCTGATCGCCGCCGGGGCCGGACTCACCGCCCGGGACTGGTGGTGGCAGACCTTCAACCGCATGCGCAGCCTGCTGGTGCCGGTCGCCGCGATCGGCCTGGCCATCCTGGTCGGCGCGGTCGTCGTGCTGATCGTGCAGCCCAGCATCAACCAGAGCGCCACGCCGCTGGGATTGTGGGGCACCTGGCTGGCGAAATCGGACCTGGTGTACTTCGTGTACTCCACGCTGTTCGCGCCGGTCACGGCCCTGAACCCGCTGCTGGACAGCCTGAAGATCGCCACGCCGCTGATCTTCACCGGCCTGAGCGTCGCGTTCGCGTTCCGCACCGGCCTGTTCAACATCGGCGCGCCGGGCCAGCTGACCATGGGCGCCATCGCCGCGATGCTGGTCGGCGTGTACGGCCCACCCAGCCTGGGCTACGGCCTGCTGGCCCTGAGCGTCCTGGCGGCCGGCGCCGGCGGCGCCCTGTGGGGCGCCATTCCGGGCCTCCTGAAAGCCCGCTTCGGGTCCAGCGAGGTCATCAACACGATCATGCTGAACTACATCGCGTCGTCGGTGCTGGTGTTCCTGATCGGCAGTGATTCCTTCCCGTTCCTGGGCCGTGAGTACAACCAGCCGCTGAAGGCGGAGGGCTCGAACCCGCAGAGCGAACTGCTGCAGAACGAAGCGCAGCTGCGCCCCCTGCTGGAAGTCCTGAATGTCGGACAGAACGGCCAGGTGGCCCTGAGCGTCGGGCTGCTGGTCGCGCTGGCCGCGTTCGTGATCGTGCGCCTCCTCGTACGCAAGAACCGCACCCTGATCGCCCTGGTGGCCGCCGCCGTGCTGGGCGCCGCCACGTGGCGCATCGGGATTCCGGTCAGCGTCACCGGCAGTCAGCTGAACGGCGCGTTCCTGATCGCGCTGCTGTGCGCCGCGGGCTTCGGCATGCTGATGTGGCGCACCGCCGCCGGGTACGCCCTGCGCGCCGTGGGCCTGTCCCCCAAAGCCGCCGAGTACGGCGGGATCAGCGTCGCGAAGAACACCATCCTGGCCATGACCATCGCGGGCATGTTCGCGGGTCTGGCCGGCACGCACTACGTGAACGGCGGCGCGCTCGACGAGTACCGCCTGAAGCAGAACATGCCCGTGAACGTCGGCTTCGACGGGATCGCCGTGGCCCTGATGGGTCAGAGCACCCCGGCAGGCGTCGTGGCGTCCAGCGTACTGTTCGGCACCATCGACACCGGCGCGGTCAGCGTCACCACCAAGCTCGCCAAGGTGAACAGCGACATCGTGACGGTCCTCAAGGCGTTGATCGTGCTGTTCATCGCCGCCGGGGGCTTCCTGAGTCGCCGCGTCACCTCTCCCCCACCGCCGGCCCTGGCCGCCGCGGCGGACCGCCACGCCACGCCCGCCGCCGTTGAAGTCAACAGGCCCCTCACCCCGCAGCCGAACGTGGCCCAGGCCAGCGAGGACATCACCCGGGAAGGCAACAAATAA
- the ndk gene encoding nucleoside-diphosphate kinase, which translates to MERTFAMIKPDGVRRGLTPEILARIQRKGYRVVGLKQMVIARETAEAHYGEHKERPFFGELVDFITGGPVVAIALEGENAIAGWRAMMGATNPANAAPGSIRADFATTTGENVTHGSDSTESAARELALFFKDGELLA; encoded by the coding sequence ATGGAACGCACCTTTGCCATGATCAAACCCGACGGCGTCCGCCGCGGCCTGACCCCCGAAATTCTCGCCCGCATCCAGCGCAAGGGCTACCGCGTCGTCGGCCTGAAGCAGATGGTCATCGCCCGCGAGACCGCCGAAGCGCACTACGGTGAGCACAAGGAGCGCCCCTTCTTCGGCGAACTGGTGGACTTCATCACCGGCGGACCCGTCGTCGCCATCGCCCTGGAAGGCGAGAACGCCATTGCCGGCTGGCGCGCCATGATGGGCGCCACCAACCCCGCCAACGCCGCCCCCGGCAGCATCCGCGCCGACTTCGCCACCACCACCGGCGAGAACGTCACGCACGGCAGCGACAGCACCGAGAGCGCCGCGCGTGAACTGGCCCTGTTCTTCAAGGACGGCGAACTGCTCGCCTGA
- a CDS encoding GGDEF domain-containing protein, giving the protein MNALPLPQLLQRSRVMVVCSASLAYLLYAGLTALVDPPREGLMALTNPKNIAAIVALLTAVTTLLRPQAVQGVYAVTSVGYLLVAILEIPRAAAWGDMPFHLTLWLTMNVLVSYLVFGWRLGTAVNVVSLLCIGVSLALNRPPDPSNLADWLTAAIVMGGTGLIAFSFMTFIEQNLSAHVQTDARLQAARKDGLTEVLGRSATEEELQRSIQQALNNRVPLSIIVTDIDHFKRVNDVHGHGTGDDVLRSFGKRLRRSVGGSGGQVGRWGGEEFLLILPGLARTDALVVAERLRAEVADEPIAGLDITASFGVSSLRGAEDNAEDLFARADSAMYNAKRSGRNAVR; this is encoded by the coding sequence TTGAACGCGCTGCCACTTCCTCAGCTGCTGCAGCGCAGCCGGGTCATGGTGGTGTGCAGCGCCAGTCTCGCCTACCTGCTGTACGCCGGACTGACCGCGCTGGTCGACCCGCCCCGCGAGGGGCTGATGGCCCTCACCAACCCGAAGAACATCGCGGCCATCGTGGCCCTGCTGACCGCCGTGACCACCCTGCTGCGCCCACAGGCGGTGCAGGGCGTGTACGCCGTCACCAGCGTCGGGTACCTGCTGGTCGCCATCCTGGAAATTCCGCGCGCGGCCGCCTGGGGCGACATGCCCTTCCACCTGACGCTGTGGCTCACGATGAACGTCCTGGTGTCGTACCTGGTGTTCGGCTGGCGCCTCGGCACCGCCGTGAACGTCGTCAGTCTGCTGTGCATAGGCGTCAGCCTGGCCCTGAACCGCCCGCCGGACCCCAGCAACCTCGCGGACTGGCTGACTGCCGCGATCGTGATGGGCGGCACCGGACTGATCGCCTTCTCGTTCATGACGTTCATCGAGCAGAACCTCAGCGCGCACGTGCAGACCGACGCGCGCCTGCAGGCGGCCCGCAAGGACGGCCTGACCGAGGTGCTGGGCCGCAGCGCCACCGAGGAGGAACTGCAGCGCAGCATCCAGCAGGCGCTGAACAACCGCGTGCCGCTGAGCATCATCGTGACCGACATCGACCACTTCAAACGCGTGAACGACGTGCACGGGCACGGCACGGGCGACGACGTGCTGCGGTCGTTCGGCAAGCGGCTGCGCCGCAGCGTGGGCGGCTCGGGCGGGCAGGTGGGCCGCTGGGGCGGCGAGGAATTCCTGCTGATCCTGCCGGGACTGGCCCGCACCGACGCCCTGGTGGTCGCCGAACGCCTGCGCGCCGAGGTGGCCGACGAACCCATCGCGGGCCTGGACATCACCGCCAGTTTCGGCGTCAGTTCCCTGCGCGGCGCCGAGGACAACGCCGAGGACCTGTTCGCCCGGGCGGACAGCGCCATGTACAACGCCAAACGGTCCGGCCGCAACGCCGTCCGCTGA
- a CDS encoding nitroreductase family protein, translating to MDLIDGMLARRTTNGPFRPDPVSRDHQHLLMRVAQAAPSHFNSQPWRFVLIENPGTIAQVAAIAGQSMTELIEGGVFFERYRRYFRFTQQEMEDRRDGIHIDHLPGPLKPFTRQVFSDAGLKLMRQLGVPKKLGEDNRKLVAGSPLLLAALLDKGEYRPGELSGFYSVFGLGAAMENIWNAVGALGMGIQFVSTPMEIPRHWQAIQDLLRVPDDLELMAVYRLGYLPHEQARPSIDWSSRHRKRLDQFVGRDTCDQPERDPGAEGF from the coding sequence ATGGACCTGATCGACGGCATGCTCGCGCGGCGCACCACCAACGGCCCCTTCCGCCCGGACCCGGTCAGCCGCGACCACCAGCACCTCCTGATGCGCGTCGCGCAGGCCGCGCCCAGCCACTTCAACAGCCAGCCGTGGCGTTTCGTCTTGATCGAGAACCCGGGCACCATTGCGCAGGTCGCCGCCATCGCCGGGCAGAGCATGACCGAACTCATCGAGGGCGGCGTGTTCTTCGAACGCTACCGCCGCTACTTCCGCTTCACGCAGCAGGAAATGGAGGACCGGCGCGACGGCATCCACATTGACCACCTGCCCGGCCCGCTGAAACCCTTCACGCGGCAGGTGTTCAGCGACGCCGGACTGAAACTCATGCGGCAACTCGGTGTCCCGAAAAAACTCGGGGAGGACAACCGCAAACTCGTCGCGGGCAGCCCCCTGCTGCTCGCCGCCCTGCTCGACAAGGGCGAGTACCGCCCCGGCGAACTGTCCGGCTTCTACTCCGTGTTCGGCCTGGGCGCCGCCATGGAGAACATCTGGAACGCCGTCGGCGCGCTCGGCATGGGCATCCAGTTCGTCAGCACGCCCATGGAGATCCCCCGCCACTGGCAGGCCATCCAGGACCTGCTGCGCGTCCCGGACGACCTGGAACTCATGGCCGTGTACCGCCTGGGGTACCTGCCGCACGAGCAGGCGCGGCCCAGCATCGACTGGAGCAGCCGCCACCGCAAACGCCTCGATCAGTTCGTCGGCCGCGACACCTGCGACCAGCCGGAACGCGATCCCGGGGCAGAGGGGTTCTGA
- a CDS encoding winged helix-turn-helix domain-containing protein: MSTAPPESQTLNALLGLNRVIHEPVRLAIMSVLAGAQDVEFKYLEAALGLSRGNLSSHAAKLEDAGYLEVHKAFRGKLPVTSYRITPLGQQTLDTYWAALRGAAPPPA, from the coding sequence GTGAGCACCGCGCCGCCCGAATCCCAGACTCTCAACGCGCTGCTGGGCCTGAACCGCGTGATTCACGAACCCGTTCGCCTGGCCATCATGAGCGTCCTGGCGGGCGCGCAGGACGTGGAATTCAAGTACCTGGAAGCTGCGCTGGGCCTCAGCCGCGGCAACCTCAGCAGTCACGCCGCCAAACTGGAAGACGCCGGGTATCTGGAAGTGCACAAGGCCTTCCGGGGCAAGCTGCCCGTCACCAGTTACCGCATCACGCCGCTGGGACAGCAGACGTTGGACACCTACTGGGCCGCCCTGCGCGGCGCCGCGCCCCCACCTGCCTGA
- a CDS encoding aldo/keto reductase — protein MTDTTPSTPSAAPSGTFDIGGDLTVTRLGFGAMRITGDGVWGDPTDREGALTTLRRLPELGVNLIDTADSYGPAVSEELIREALHPYDRVMIATKGGLARTGPNVWIPVGRPEYLKQQAHLSRRRLGVDRIDLWQLHRIDPNVPRDEQFGAIRELMDEGVIRHAGLSEVSVEEIEAARAVFPVATVQNLYNLANRKSEDVLDYCQREHIGFIPWFPLAAGNLAREGSVLTDIAMRLGATPSQVALAWVLRRSPVMLPIPGTGKVRHLEENVAAARLTLTDEDFRALDEVGRQEWEKQQN, from the coding sequence ATGACCGACACCACCCCCAGCACCCCCAGTGCCGCCCCGAGCGGCACCTTCGACATCGGCGGGGACCTGACCGTCACCCGCCTGGGCTTCGGCGCGATGCGCATCACCGGCGACGGCGTGTGGGGCGACCCCACTGACCGCGAGGGCGCCCTGACCACCCTGCGCCGCCTGCCGGAACTCGGCGTGAATCTCATCGACACCGCCGACAGCTACGGCCCGGCCGTCAGCGAGGAACTCATCCGCGAGGCGCTGCACCCCTACGACCGCGTCATGATCGCCACGAAAGGCGGCCTGGCCCGCACCGGCCCGAACGTGTGGATTCCCGTGGGCCGCCCCGAGTACCTCAAGCAGCAGGCGCACCTCTCGCGCCGCCGCCTGGGCGTGGACCGCATCGACCTGTGGCAGCTGCACCGCATCGACCCGAACGTGCCGCGCGACGAGCAGTTCGGCGCGATCAGGGAACTCATGGACGAGGGCGTCATCCGCCACGCGGGCCTCTCCGAGGTGAGCGTCGAGGAGATCGAGGCCGCCCGCGCCGTCTTCCCGGTCGCGACCGTGCAGAACCTCTACAACCTCGCCAACCGCAAGAGCGAGGACGTGCTGGACTACTGCCAGCGCGAACACATCGGCTTCATCCCCTGGTTCCCGCTCGCCGCCGGGAACCTCGCCAGGGAAGGCAGTGTCCTGACCGATATCGCCATGCGCCTAGGTGCCACGCCGTCCCAGGTGGCACTGGCCTGGGTACTGCGTCGCAGCCCCGTCATGCTGCCCATCCCCGGCACCGGCAAGGTCAGACACCTCGAGGAGAACGTCGCCGCCGCCCGCCTCACCCTGACCGACGAGGACTTCCGCGCGCTGGACGAGGTCGGCCGTCAGGAATGGGAGAAACAGCAGAACTGA
- a CDS encoding type III polyketide synthase has protein sequence MRRMPLTPHLRALVTGTPPHLTPQTQVQEAARTLFPRMAARPQLLDVFTNAMIDTRALARPLDWYLTPRGFGEKNAVFVQEARALTRRLAKEALDAAHITPADVDAVVVVNTSGISAPSLDADLIEHLGINRHAARLPVWGLGCAGGASGLARAADLVRAGYRRVLYVAVELCSLTLVHGDETKSNFVGTALFSDGGAAAVLAHPDEPGPAPLAELCGAYSTLIEDSEDIMGWDVVDEGLKVRFSRDIPTLVRGMMHENVQAALSAHGWSQDTVDTYVVHPGGVKVLSAYEEALNIPAGALDASRHVLRHYGNMSSVTVLFVLQETLRAHPQGRALLSAMGPGFSAEHVLLNFPG, from the coding sequence ATGCGGCGCATGCCCCTGACCCCCCACCTGCGCGCCCTCGTGACGGGCACGCCCCCGCACCTGACGCCGCAGACGCAGGTGCAGGAGGCTGCCCGCACCCTCTTCCCGCGCATGGCTGCCCGCCCGCAATTGCTGGACGTCTTCACGAACGCGATGATCGACACGCGCGCCCTGGCCCGCCCACTCGACTGGTACCTCACCCCACGCGGTTTCGGCGAGAAGAACGCCGTCTTCGTGCAGGAAGCCCGCGCCCTGACCCGCCGACTGGCGAAAGAGGCGCTGGACGCCGCGCACATCACGCCCGCCGACGTGGACGCCGTCGTCGTCGTGAACACCAGCGGCATCAGCGCCCCCAGCCTCGATGCCGACCTGATCGAGCACCTGGGGATCAACCGGCACGCCGCGCGACTGCCCGTGTGGGGCCTCGGCTGCGCCGGGGGTGCCAGCGGACTGGCCCGCGCCGCCGACCTCGTCCGCGCCGGGTACCGCCGCGTGCTGTACGTCGCCGTGGAACTGTGCAGCCTGACCCTCGTGCACGGTGACGAGACCAAGAGCAACTTCGTCGGCACCGCCCTCTTCTCCGACGGAGGCGCCGCCGCCGTCCTCGCCCATCCCGACGAACCCGGCCCTGCCCCCCTGGCTGAACTGTGCGGTGCGTACTCCACCCTGATCGAGGACAGCGAGGACATCATGGGCTGGGACGTCGTGGACGAGGGCCTGAAGGTCCGCTTCAGCCGCGACATCCCCACCCTGGTGCGCGGCATGATGCACGAGAACGTGCAGGCCGCCTTGAGCGCACACGGCTGGAGCCAGGACACCGTGGACACCTACGTCGTCCACCCCGGCGGCGTGAAAGTCCTCAGCGCCTACGAGGAGGCCCTGAACATCCCCGCCGGAGCGCTCGACGCCAGCCGCCACGTCCTGCGCCACTACGGCAACATGAGCAGCGTCACCGTCCTGTTCGTCCTGCAGGAAACCCTGCGCGCCCACCCCCAGGGCCGCGCCCTCCTGAGTGCCATGGGACCCGGCTTCAGCGCCGAACACGTCCTCCTGAACTTCCCCGGCTGA
- a CDS encoding C39 family peptidase — protein MPSPALLLTAALLVGAAAFGVTRFQSGAEAQTAAPGQVTVPALPPAAEPAPVTPAPGEPEPIPEPAPEPEPVTPTPLQVPPPTPEVTPAPPPAAPARVLPVRASVTGIRHEYQRLNNCGPVTIGMALSRWGGTLNQYDIAPKLKPSKGDVNVSPEELAAFAQAQGMDVHLARGGDRTLLRSLLASGIPVIVETWFVTPDSGGMGHYRLLTGYDDASGQFSALDSYLGPLRMDYAKFDEQWRSFGRTYLIVTPPSKRAVLAGVLGWRADRAQEKAETLRVAGREAERRNDAVGFLTLGQAQLDAGDARAAARTFDRAFAAAPDRTLDPTRPAWVQGGLPWRALWYSFGPLEAYTRTGQYARVLTLTGAVLRSVPTHEEAHYWRARALTGLGRTAEAQAAYREALRLRPGYAEARRELNRL, from the coding sequence ATGCCTTCCCCTGCCCTGCTGCTGACTGCTGCCCTGCTCGTCGGGGCGGCTGCGTTCGGTGTCACGCGCTTCCAGTCGGGTGCGGAGGCACAGACCGCCGCCCCTGGGCAGGTCACGGTGCCTGCGCTGCCGCCCGCTGCGGAGCCCGCGCCCGTCACCCCCGCACCGGGCGAGCCGGAGCCCATCCCAGAACCCGCCCCTGAACCCGAACCCGTCACGCCCACTCCGCTCCAGGTGCCGCCGCCCACGCCGGAGGTCACGCCCGCGCCTCCTCCAGCCGCGCCTGCCCGGGTCCTGCCTGTGCGGGCTAGCGTCACGGGCATCCGGCACGAGTACCAGCGGCTGAACAACTGCGGGCCGGTCACGATCGGCATGGCCCTGAGCCGCTGGGGGGGCACGCTGAACCAGTACGACATCGCCCCGAAACTCAAGCCGTCGAAGGGGGACGTGAACGTCTCGCCGGAGGAGCTCGCGGCGTTCGCGCAGGCGCAGGGCATGGACGTGCACCTCGCACGCGGCGGGGACCGGACGCTGCTGCGCTCCCTGCTCGCGTCGGGCATCCCGGTGATCGTGGAAACGTGGTTCGTCACGCCGGACTCGGGCGGGATGGGGCACTACCGCCTGCTGACCGGCTACGACGACGCCAGCGGGCAGTTCAGCGCGCTGGACTCGTACCTGGGGCCACTGCGGATGGACTACGCGAAGTTCGACGAGCAGTGGCGGTCGTTCGGGCGCACGTACCTGATCGTCACGCCACCCTCGAAACGGGCGGTCCTGGCGGGCGTGCTCGGTTGGCGGGCCGACCGCGCGCAGGAGAAAGCCGAGACACTGCGAGTCGCCGGGCGCGAGGCGGAACGGCGCAACGACGCCGTGGGCTTCCTGACCCTGGGGCAGGCGCAACTGGACGCCGGGGACGCCCGCGCCGCCGCCCGCACCTTCGACCGGGCGTTCGCGGCCGCGCCCGACCGCACCCTGGACCCCACCCGGCCCGCATGGGTTCAGGGCGGCCTACCGTGGCGCGCCCTGTGGTACTCGTTCGGGCCGCTGGAGGCGTACACCCGCACCGGCCAGTACGCGCGGGTCCTGACCCTGACGGGCGCGGTATTGCGCTCGGTGCCCACGCACGAGGAAGCGCACTACTGGCGCGCCCGCGCCCTGACTGGCCTGGGCCGCACCGCCGAAGCGCAGGCCGCGTACCGCGAAGCACTCCGCCTGCGCCCCGGCTACGCGGAGGCGAGGCGGGAGTTGAACCGGCTGTAA
- a CDS encoding alpha-ketoacid dehydrogenase subunit beta translates to MTATATPPTGTKNMTMVAAINDALDIALAADDTVHIFGEDVGVMGGVFRATDGLQAKHGEGRVFDTPLAEAAIVGMGIGMGLAGLKPIAEIQFAGFLYPALDQILSHLGRYRHRTRSRYHLPMVIRAPYGGGVHTPEQHADSPEAILAHTPGVKVVIPSTPADAKGLLLSAINDPDPVFFFEAIKLYRSVKEDVPVGDYRVPIGKARIVTQGDDVTVICYGGMVEVAQKAAAAAQAAGIGVEVIDLRTLVPMDTDTIITSVAKTGRAIIVTEAPRTAGFHSEIAAVIAEEAIEHLRAPIVRVTGYDAPYPPFTAVEDVYRPNPLRVAKAIRQVMDY, encoded by the coding sequence ATGACCGCCACCGCCACCCCCCCCACCGGCACCAAGAACATGACCATGGTCGCCGCCATCAACGACGCCCTCGACATCGCCCTCGCCGCCGACGACACCGTCCACATCTTCGGCGAGGACGTCGGCGTCATGGGCGGCGTGTTCCGCGCCACCGACGGCCTCCAGGCCAAACACGGAGAAGGGCGCGTGTTCGACACGCCCCTCGCCGAAGCCGCCATCGTCGGCATGGGCATCGGCATGGGCCTCGCGGGCCTCAAACCCATCGCGGAAATCCAGTTCGCAGGCTTCCTCTACCCCGCCCTCGACCAGATCCTCTCCCACCTCGGCCGCTACCGCCACCGCACCCGCAGCCGCTACCACCTCCCCATGGTCATCCGCGCCCCCTACGGCGGCGGCGTCCACACCCCCGAACAACACGCCGACAGCCCCGAAGCGATCCTCGCCCACACCCCCGGCGTCAAAGTCGTCATCCCCAGCACCCCCGCCGACGCCAAAGGCCTCCTCCTCAGCGCCATCAACGACCCCGACCCCGTCTTCTTCTTCGAAGCCATCAAGCTCTACCGCAGCGTCAAAGAAGACGTCCCAGTCGGCGACTACCGCGTCCCCATCGGCAAAGCCCGCATTGTCACCCAAGGCGACGACGTCACCGTCATCTGCTACGGCGGCATGGTCGAAGTCGCCCAGAAAGCCGCCGCCGCCGCCCAGGCCGCCGGAATCGGCGTGGAAGTCATCGACCTGCGCACCCTCGTCCCCATGGACACCGACACCATCATCACCAGCGTCGCCAAGACCGGCCGCGCCATCATCGTCACCGAAGCACCCCGCACCGCCGGATTCCACAGCGAAATCGCCGCCGTCATCGCCGAGGAAGCCATCGAACACCTCCGCGCCCCTATCGTCCGCGTCACCGGCTACGACGCGCCCTACCCGCCCTTCACCGCCGTTGAGGACGTATACCGACCCAACCCGCTGCGCGTCGCGAAGGCGATCCGGCAGGTCATGGACTACTGA